The Vibrio splendidus genome has a window encoding:
- the fhuB gene encoding Fe(3+)-hydroxamate ABC transporter permease FhuB — translation MKSSSFMMGAALLCAALVHLWLGQSEFGPIGELLQQASQISDIATFNLMVDDSFELMALAYVNLPRLVMAILVGATLGTIGSLFQQLTQNRMMSPLTLGTSSGAWLGLVILNVVAPMLVAQYSVWFALVGALLAMGLIVSIVGIKNMSGLPIVLAGMAVNLLLGAFATAIILLNDQYAQNLFVWGAGDLGQNGWEQVLWLMPKLLPIFAIFLLAPRVLTLLSIGTEGAAARGLNIGTTFFVLMAVGVWLVSVSITSVGVISFIGLIAPNIARHLGFLKAKSELIASCVLGALLLCVTDSLAIFLAQWSLDMIPTGTATAVIGAPALIIIARKQLSAQDQLFFSMPKGPKFISSVAYFLLGTMIFGLLALSSLSQPSSDMGYFVIPDAFEWSIRWPRMLTAIFAGGGLAVAGVILQRLVYNPLASPDILGVSAGAVLALIFSSLFMGYSIHSLSPWVAFLGSAIALCLLLFLGKKHQFAPSILILTGISLTAVLEALVQFSLTRVGEGKYTLLAWLAGSTYRVEPESAVIMTIVITASIGVALLLSRWVTLIATGRQFASARGLNINIAYVALLCIVAILCSVVTTTMGPVAFVGLLAPHIAAMVGARLVREQIILSFLIGAALMLFADWLGQVVVFPAQLAAGTLVSIIGGSYFIFLLLKSRRT, via the coding sequence ATGAAATCCAGTAGTTTTATGATGGGGGCTGCGCTGCTTTGTGCTGCTCTTGTTCATTTATGGTTAGGGCAGTCGGAATTTGGCCCTATTGGAGAGTTGCTTCAGCAAGCCTCACAGATCAGTGATATCGCAACATTCAACTTAATGGTTGATGATTCATTCGAGTTGATGGCGTTAGCCTATGTCAACTTACCTCGCTTGGTGATGGCAATCTTGGTTGGCGCAACACTTGGCACCATCGGCAGCTTGTTTCAACAACTGACACAAAATCGCATGATGTCGCCGCTAACCTTAGGTACGTCGTCAGGTGCATGGCTTGGTCTGGTTATTCTGAATGTGGTCGCGCCGATGTTGGTCGCTCAGTATTCAGTTTGGTTTGCTCTAGTTGGTGCGCTGCTTGCGATGGGGCTGATTGTTTCGATTGTCGGAATCAAAAACATGAGCGGCTTGCCAATTGTATTGGCGGGCATGGCGGTCAACTTGTTGCTAGGGGCATTTGCAACGGCGATTATTCTGCTTAACGACCAGTACGCACAGAATCTGTTTGTATGGGGAGCGGGCGACCTAGGGCAAAATGGCTGGGAACAAGTGCTGTGGTTGATGCCTAAGCTGTTGCCGATTTTTGCCATATTCTTGTTGGCGCCACGAGTTCTGACTCTGCTTTCCATCGGCACAGAAGGGGCAGCAGCGCGTGGCCTTAACATCGGAACGACATTCTTTGTATTGATGGCGGTTGGCGTTTGGTTGGTGTCTGTGTCGATTACCTCAGTGGGCGTGATCAGCTTTATCGGCTTGATTGCTCCGAACATTGCTAGGCATCTAGGTTTTCTAAAGGCGAAATCTGAACTCATCGCAAGCTGTGTATTAGGTGCGTTACTGCTGTGTGTCACTGACAGCTTGGCGATCTTCTTGGCACAATGGTCTTTGGATATGATTCCAACAGGGACAGCAACCGCAGTGATTGGTGCTCCTGCATTGATTATTATTGCGAGAAAGCAGTTATCTGCCCAAGATCAGCTGTTTTTCTCGATGCCTAAAGGTCCAAAGTTTATTTCATCAGTGGCTTACTTCTTGTTGGGCACAATGATTTTCGGGTTGCTGGCGTTGAGTTCATTGTCTCAGCCTTCTTCTGATATGGGCTACTTTGTTATTCCAGACGCATTTGAATGGTCTATTCGTTGGCCTAGAATGTTAACCGCGATATTCGCTGGTGGCGGCTTAGCGGTGGCGGGTGTGATTTTACAAAGATTGGTCTACAACCCGCTCGCAAGCCCAGATATTCTTGGTGTGTCGGCGGGTGCGGTTCTGGCGTTGATTTTCAGTAGCTTATTCATGGGCTATTCGATTCACTCGCTAAGCCCGTGGGTTGCGTTTCTGGGCAGTGCGATTGCACTCTGTTTGTTATTGTTCCTTGGCAAGAAGCATCAGTTCGCGCCATCGATTTTGATCCTCACTGGTATTTCGCTGACCGCGGTATTGGAAGCTTTGGTGCAATTCTCTTTAACGCGAGTGGGTGAGGGGAAATATACTTTATTGGCTTGGTTAGCAGGGTCTACCTATCGTGTTGAACCTGAGTCGGCAGTAATTATGACCATTGTGATCACGGCTTCTATTGGTGTGGCTCTGCTGCTGAGTCGTTGGGTGACCTTAATTGCGACTGGACGTCAGTTCGCGAGTGCCAGAGGGTTGAATATCAATATCGCTTACGTGGCGTTGTTGTGCATTGTTGCGATCTTATGTTCGGTCGTGACAACCACCATGGGGCCTGTTGCGTTTGTCGGCTTGTTAGCTCCGCATATCGCTGCAATGGTGGGGGCTCGTTTGGTTCGAGAGCAGATCATCTTGTCGTTTTTAATTGGTGCTGCACTCATGCTATTTGCAGACTGGTTAGGGCAAGTGGTGGTGTTTCCGGCGCAGCTTGCGGCAGGGACGTTAGTTTCCATTATTGGTGGTAGCTACTTCATCTTCTTGTTATTGAAATCTCGAAGAACATAG
- a CDS encoding iron-siderophore ABC transporter substrate-binding protein, producing the protein MKANYFTSRFPKVSSFIVSLSLLLSAQAVANFQVEDSEGVKTLEAQPVRVAALNWDIAEQVIELGVTPVAVPDIAGYTDWVVQPAIPEGVADIGTRTEPNFSALKKLNPDVILIASPQKDLQERLSEIAPVLYYQTYSDLHSNAAAAIENFKKIGQLLGKEEQANQKLAAMDERIAVLKAELDKAYPGDKPKVTSFRFASTTSVFIYGDNSIPQYALEQLGFENAMDLPASQWGISQKRMTELKNVKKGIALYFEPFPYQDKLDRSPVWKSMPFVRNGQFSPVAASWSYGGAMSILYNVEAMAQSLLTLAE; encoded by the coding sequence ATGAAAGCCAACTATTTTACTTCTCGTTTTCCTAAAGTGAGTTCGTTCATTGTCTCATTGAGCTTGTTGTTATCAGCTCAAGCGGTGGCCAACTTTCAAGTTGAAGACAGTGAGGGGGTTAAAACCCTTGAAGCTCAGCCTGTTAGAGTGGCTGCGCTGAACTGGGACATTGCTGAACAAGTGATTGAACTCGGTGTAACACCAGTGGCAGTGCCTGATATCGCTGGCTATACAGATTGGGTTGTTCAACCTGCGATTCCAGAAGGCGTGGCAGATATTGGCACTCGAACTGAGCCTAATTTTTCTGCTTTGAAGAAGCTAAACCCTGATGTGATTCTTATCGCTTCTCCTCAGAAAGATCTTCAGGAACGACTTTCTGAAATTGCGCCCGTGCTTTACTACCAAACGTACAGTGACCTGCACAGCAATGCAGCGGCTGCTATCGAGAACTTCAAGAAGATCGGACAGTTGCTTGGTAAAGAAGAACAAGCGAACCAAAAGCTGGCCGCAATGGATGAGCGTATCGCTGTCCTTAAGGCTGAACTGGATAAAGCGTATCCGGGCGACAAACCGAAAGTGACCTCTTTCCGTTTTGCGAGCACCACATCGGTGTTCATTTACGGCGATAACTCTATTCCACAATACGCACTTGAACAGCTAGGCTTTGAGAACGCTATGGATCTTCCTGCAAGTCAGTGGGGTATCAGTCAAAAACGCATGACCGAGCTTAAGAACGTGAAGAAGGGTATTGCGCTTTACTTTGAACCTTTCCCATATCAAGACAAGCTAGACCGTTCTCCTGTTTGGAAAAGCATGCCTTTCGTTCGCAATGGTCAATTTAGCCCAGTCGCGGCAAGTTGGAGTTACGGCGGTGCCATGTCGATTTTGTATAACGTTGAAGCTATGGCGCAATCGCTGCTGACGCTAGCGGAGTAG
- a CDS encoding TonB-dependent siderophore receptor translates to MTTHTRFKYSSLAVALLTAFSAQALAEETVTAADSNVETVTIMGKAYRNTATKSALEPEETPQGITVIDEEQLEQRGVKSLNQALRYAPGVVTEQKGASVTMYDTFSIRGFSNNQSYYDGLILPFLTGWNLQPQIDPIAIQQVEVFKGPTSVLYGSMPPGGMVNMIAKAPQEDGLTKVGVSTGSRNLMEASIDTSGQLGDSDFSYRLVALARKQDSQVDNAEEERYVIAPSLDWQVSDRTLINFNLYYQNDPSMGTNSAMPLEVLKASDPSVSMGDKNWSKFEREVLMVGYKINHQFNDSWTFLQNARYSDASLYQENTYHRGTNFNAATGSLIRNVYSTDEDSQSFVIDNQVSGRVEISGLEHNLLFGVDYLKLTGDSLYQEFTANAGFYGFNAYNPNNDLLDKSQLQENYRESHDITTEQLGLYFQDQVRYDALVLLAGGRYDMFKASDDKTSTYPTSDGTEKADHNQFSYRVGALYELDNGISPFVSYATSFEPAAGTDINGNSLKPQLGEQVELGVKYLSADMAQQLTASYFYITKKDSIAADPSDPTYRSKIQLGEVRSQGVEVEGRWFATDNWDVNASYTYVDMEVTEDANPDLEGTTPIYVPTHAANLWSNYYVYGGALAGTRFSAGARYMGDMEMDATNTQGKVPSYTVVDISVGYDLGEASETLSGATANLLVNNLFNEEYYTCYDQSNCWFGAEQSVELSVNYEF, encoded by the coding sequence ATGACCACTCACACTCGTTTTAAGTATTCATCATTGGCAGTAGCGTTGCTGACTGCGTTCTCAGCGCAAGCATTGGCGGAAGAAACCGTTACTGCGGCAGATTCGAATGTAGAAACTGTCACTATTATGGGTAAAGCCTATCGTAATACAGCAACTAAATCGGCACTTGAGCCAGAAGAAACACCTCAAGGTATTACAGTCATTGATGAAGAACAGTTAGAGCAACGAGGTGTAAAGTCTCTTAACCAAGCGCTTAGATACGCGCCGGGTGTTGTGACTGAGCAAAAGGGCGCATCAGTAACCATGTACGATACGTTCTCGATTCGTGGGTTTAGTAACAATCAGAGTTACTACGATGGCTTGATTCTGCCGTTCCTGACTGGATGGAACCTGCAACCTCAGATCGACCCTATTGCGATTCAGCAAGTTGAAGTGTTTAAAGGCCCTACGTCTGTGTTGTATGGATCGATGCCGCCGGGTGGTATGGTCAACATGATCGCGAAGGCACCGCAAGAAGACGGGTTGACAAAAGTGGGTGTATCTACAGGCTCAAGAAACTTGATGGAAGCGTCAATTGATACTTCAGGTCAGTTAGGTGACAGTGACTTTTCATATCGTTTAGTTGCACTCGCTCGTAAACAAGACAGTCAAGTTGATAACGCTGAAGAAGAGCGTTATGTGATTGCTCCATCGCTAGATTGGCAGGTATCTGATAGAACACTTATTAACTTCAATCTTTACTATCAGAATGATCCGTCAATGGGTACTAACTCTGCAATGCCGCTCGAAGTATTGAAGGCAAGTGATCCATCTGTGTCCATGGGCGACAAGAACTGGAGTAAATTCGAACGTGAAGTGTTGATGGTTGGCTATAAGATTAACCACCAATTCAATGACAGCTGGACTTTCCTTCAGAACGCTCGTTATTCCGATGCGTCGCTATATCAAGAAAACACCTACCATCGCGGTACGAATTTTAACGCCGCAACTGGTAGCTTAATTCGAAATGTGTATAGCACGGATGAAGACTCTCAAAGCTTTGTTATCGATAACCAAGTTTCAGGCCGCGTCGAAATTAGTGGCTTAGAGCACAATTTACTATTCGGTGTCGACTACCTAAAGCTAACAGGTGACTCTTTGTATCAAGAGTTCACCGCGAACGCTGGTTTCTACGGATTTAACGCATACAACCCAAATAATGACTTGCTTGATAAGAGTCAGCTACAAGAGAATTATCGTGAATCACATGACATCACGACCGAGCAACTGGGCTTGTATTTCCAAGATCAAGTTCGCTACGACGCGCTGGTTTTACTTGCTGGTGGACGTTACGACATGTTCAAAGCGAGTGACGATAAAACGAGTACTTACCCAACAAGCGATGGCACAGAAAAAGCGGATCACAATCAGTTCTCTTACCGCGTAGGTGCCTTGTATGAGTTAGATAATGGCATCTCTCCATTTGTAAGTTACGCGACGAGTTTTGAGCCAGCTGCTGGTACTGATATCAACGGTAACTCGTTGAAACCTCAGCTGGGTGAGCAAGTCGAACTAGGTGTGAAATACCTGTCTGCTGATATGGCACAGCAACTTACAGCATCATACTTTTACATTACTAAGAAAGATTCAATTGCTGCCGATCCATCGGATCCAACGTATCGCTCTAAGATTCAGTTAGGCGAAGTGCGTTCTCAAGGTGTGGAAGTTGAAGGCCGATGGTTTGCAACGGACAACTGGGATGTTAATGCGAGCTATACATACGTTGATATGGAAGTAACGGAAGATGCAAACCCGGATCTAGAAGGAACGACACCAATTTACGTACCGACACACGCTGCGAATTTGTGGAGTAACTACTATGTGTACGGTGGTGCTTTAGCAGGAACTCGCTTCAGTGCAGGTGCTCGTTACATGGGTGACATGGAGATGGATGCAACCAATACTCAAGGGAAAGTGCCGTCTTACACTGTCGTTGATATCTCTGTGGGTTATGACCTAGGGGAAGCAAGTGAAACTCTGTCAGGTGCAACGGCTAACTTGCTCGTTAATAACCTGTTTAATGAAGAGTACTACACCTGCTACGACCAATCGAACTGTTGGTTCGGTGCTGAGCAGTCTGTAGAGCTCAGCGTGAACTACGAGTTCTAA
- a CDS encoding AraC family transcriptional regulator, producing the protein MNTPAFGRISRVLTYIHSNLSSSLSLEDIATQSCWSRWQLQRVFQAETGLTVANYVRELKLSQAAEHLLDGKERVIDIALGLGFNSEISFSRSFKQMFGSSPSQYRKAGKRVGLRKPIQVSETASTSEKGALSFVEVRIDERESFLVKGMTSEISGLFSLTQDFAQKVPQLWSRLEGEVEIPDDNVLQFIGVVDLTQSCFDGTNIHYWAGVELQEGISIPQLPSIISERLEVLTVPKQTYAVVKHCGPIENLRHTLSWFVLNWMPSSGYRGVDGYELEVYPFAYQAHASDAEMEYWVPIIKS; encoded by the coding sequence ATGAACACACCTGCATTTGGTCGTATCAGTCGCGTTTTAACCTATATCCATTCGAACCTTAGCTCCTCGCTATCGTTAGAAGATATTGCGACACAAAGCTGTTGGTCTCGTTGGCAGCTTCAGAGAGTGTTTCAAGCCGAAACAGGGCTTACTGTGGCTAACTATGTGAGAGAGCTAAAATTAAGCCAAGCTGCAGAACACCTGCTTGATGGAAAAGAGCGCGTGATAGATATTGCTCTTGGGCTCGGGTTCAATTCAGAAATAAGCTTTAGCCGCTCGTTTAAGCAGATGTTTGGGTCTAGCCCAAGTCAGTATAGAAAAGCAGGCAAAAGAGTCGGACTAAGAAAGCCGATACAAGTATCTGAAACAGCGAGTACTTCTGAAAAAGGGGCGTTAAGCTTTGTGGAAGTGCGCATTGATGAAAGAGAGTCTTTCCTAGTGAAAGGTATGACATCAGAAATCAGTGGTCTGTTTTCACTCACGCAAGACTTCGCTCAGAAAGTCCCTCAGTTATGGTCACGTTTAGAAGGTGAGGTTGAGATCCCTGACGACAACGTGCTCCAGTTCATTGGCGTGGTTGATCTGACTCAGTCTTGCTTTGACGGGACTAATATTCACTATTGGGCAGGGGTAGAACTTCAGGAAGGCATTTCAATCCCGCAATTACCGAGTATTATCTCTGAAAGGTTAGAGGTACTGACGGTTCCTAAGCAAACTTATGCTGTAGTGAAGCACTGTGGTCCAATTGAGAATTTACGACACACCTTGAGTTGGTTTGTGCTGAATTGGATGCCAAGTTCAGGTTATCGTGGCGTCGATGGATATGAGCTTGAAGTGTACCCGTTTGCCTATCAAGCACATGCCTCTGACGCTGAAATGGAGTACTGGGTTCCTATTATTAAATCGTAG
- a CDS encoding siderophore ferric iron reductase produces the protein MLSQLHNIITRRRAPSLHQKIFAHSKQVTPYLSGSFGTLHSKSIAITNDDSHKEIKRVYDGLAQSHPEAGKAYWLTRTWDLVCWQPIYVTFISIYGLHSLPDIKNIGQFRYKEFVTGYRFFNGDHQHGSPEELIPQAGEAILALTEFYRSQISEWTRIRPGFTSHLLADLLLGSLIKLQQHEPSLTNDYITQQAKLWLEACQLPENHLDSLKIDADSGMLKLIRISCCLVYKCDSRKYCDDCPRHPDNKKTAQ, from the coding sequence ATGCTTTCCCAGCTGCACAATATTATCACTCGTCGGAGAGCCCCGTCTCTACATCAGAAAATCTTCGCTCACTCAAAACAAGTGACACCTTATTTAAGTGGAAGCTTTGGTACTCTGCATAGCAAGAGCATTGCAATAACGAATGATGATAGCCATAAAGAAATCAAACGAGTTTACGATGGCCTTGCGCAGAGCCACCCTGAAGCAGGCAAAGCCTATTGGTTAACCCGAACGTGGGATCTGGTTTGCTGGCAACCAATCTACGTGACCTTTATATCTATCTACGGCCTTCACTCACTGCCTGATATTAAGAACATCGGCCAGTTTAGGTACAAAGAATTTGTCACAGGCTACCGTTTCTTTAATGGTGATCATCAACACGGTTCACCAGAAGAACTGATTCCACAAGCAGGTGAAGCTATTCTTGCACTCACAGAGTTTTATCGTAGCCAGATTAGTGAGTGGACACGTATTCGTCCGGGGTTTACCAGTCATCTACTTGCTGATCTGTTACTAGGCAGCTTGATAAAACTACAGCAGCACGAACCGAGCCTAACCAACGATTATATCACTCAACAAGCTAAGCTTTGGTTAGAAGCGTGCCAGTTACCTGAAAATCATTTAGACAGCCTTAAAATAGACGCTGATTCGGGGATGCTAAAACTGATCAGAATCAGCTGCTGCTTAGTTTATAAGTGCGACTCTAGAAAGTATTGCGACGATTGCCCAAGACACCCCGACAACAAAAAAACAGCTCAATAA
- a CDS encoding ABC transporter ATP-binding protein: MFQLSNIKIVRDERTILSIEDLTIPTNELTVVLGHNGSGKSTLVNLLSGQMSPDHGSVELDGASLSSFKSKDLAKQIAYLPQKLPASAGLTVEELVRLGRFPWRGALGRWNSEDKSIIQQAMERTGVTEFSQALADDLSGGERQRAWVSMLLAQQSPVLILDEPTSALDVHHQFQLMGLLSELNKKEDVGVIVILHDLNLALRYATHIVALKKGQIAFEGSADKLLDEEALSALYESPIRLIDHPVPANTAASEKVAVVCE; this comes from the coding sequence ATGTTTCAGCTTTCAAACATAAAAATTGTTCGTGATGAACGAACGATTCTCTCAATCGAAGACCTCACGATTCCGACCAACGAACTGACCGTCGTTCTTGGCCATAATGGTTCAGGTAAATCTACACTCGTTAATTTGCTCTCAGGGCAGATGTCACCAGATCATGGCAGCGTGGAACTAGACGGCGCTTCCCTCTCTTCATTCAAAAGCAAAGACTTAGCCAAGCAGATTGCGTATTTACCGCAAAAGCTTCCCGCTTCTGCTGGCTTAACAGTCGAAGAGCTGGTTCGTTTAGGACGTTTCCCATGGAGAGGCGCACTAGGTCGTTGGAATTCAGAAGACAAATCGATTATCCAACAAGCGATGGAAAGAACCGGTGTCACTGAATTCTCACAAGCTTTGGCGGATGATCTATCAGGAGGAGAACGTCAACGAGCATGGGTCTCTATGTTATTAGCTCAGCAGTCACCGGTATTGATCCTTGATGAACCGACCTCTGCATTGGATGTTCATCATCAGTTTCAGCTAATGGGCTTACTATCTGAACTCAACAAAAAAGAAGATGTTGGGGTGATCGTTATTTTGCACGATTTGAACCTAGCGCTTCGTTACGCGACGCACATTGTCGCCCTGAAAAAAGGTCAGATTGCGTTCGAAGGCAGCGCGGATAAGTTACTCGATGAAGAAGCTTTGTCAGCACTGTATGAGTCCCCTATCCGACTGATCGATCATCCAGTTCCAGCCAATACTGCAGCAAGTGAGAAGGTTGCAGTCGTCTGTGAATAG
- a CDS encoding multidrug effflux MFS transporter translates to MSRRFDFKSILLACLVISIGQLSMGLVFPSLPWIAKDFDVSLEQAQLLVSVYLLGFGPSQFIYGPISDALGRKKVLLSGLLIAMLGLLMIIFFSHSFTNMVMGRFLQGLGTGCCAVLARASTRDRFNGADLPLAMSYIAMVASITPLIAPVIGGFINFHFGWSMVFISLLGYVSLAWVVLAFKFKETVTQVSAIPSPKKMVSQYKELLTSRYFMSFASIGWLNFSLMITTVSVMPFIMQNQIGMTSDEYAMWAVIPALGMLGGTSLCNRIRPMLGNKKTLLCTPVLHIAAALWLFFCPLEPLYLMLGQFLMILGNGIALPCAQALVMLPYKKNAGAAAAMSGGGQMVVSSMVSMGLVQLGLGEAWHLSLVIMLFTLITLFNILRGFSSQEARESQLS, encoded by the coding sequence ATGAGTCGTCGATTTGACTTTAAATCGATCCTACTTGCGTGTTTGGTCATCAGTATCGGTCAGCTCAGTATGGGACTGGTGTTTCCATCACTACCTTGGATCGCCAAAGACTTCGATGTGTCACTAGAGCAAGCCCAGCTTTTGGTAAGCGTGTACCTATTAGGTTTTGGGCCTTCCCAGTTTATTTATGGCCCTATTTCCGATGCTCTCGGGCGCAAGAAAGTACTGCTGAGCGGATTATTAATCGCCATGCTGGGACTATTGATGATCATTTTCTTCAGCCACTCGTTTACCAATATGGTGATGGGGCGATTTCTGCAAGGCCTAGGAACTGGCTGTTGCGCTGTACTTGCTCGTGCCTCGACGCGCGATAGATTCAACGGCGCAGACTTGCCTTTGGCGATGTCTTATATTGCTATGGTTGCCTCTATAACACCTTTGATCGCGCCTGTTATCGGTGGGTTTATTAACTTCCACTTTGGCTGGAGTATGGTGTTTATCTCACTACTTGGCTATGTCTCATTGGCTTGGGTGGTATTGGCGTTCAAGTTTAAGGAAACCGTCACTCAGGTTTCGGCTATCCCTTCACCGAAGAAAATGGTTTCTCAATATAAAGAGTTACTCACTTCTCGTTATTTTATGAGCTTTGCGAGTATTGGCTGGCTTAACTTTAGCTTGATGATCACCACCGTATCAGTGATGCCATTTATCATGCAAAATCAGATTGGCATGACGTCAGATGAATACGCGATGTGGGCGGTGATTCCTGCATTAGGTATGCTGGGCGGAACAAGCTTATGTAACCGTATTCGCCCTATGTTGGGTAACAAGAAAACTCTGTTATGCACACCTGTATTACATATTGCTGCGGCGTTGTGGCTTTTCTTTTGTCCACTTGAGCCACTGTATTTAATGCTGGGCCAGTTCTTGATGATTCTTGGCAATGGTATAGCGTTACCTTGTGCTCAGGCCTTGGTGATGTTGCCTTATAAGAAGAACGCTGGCGCGGCTGCTGCGATGTCTGGCGGAGGGCAGATGGTGGTGTCTTCAATGGTGAGTATGGGGCTAGTTCAATTAGGGCTAGGGGAAGCGTGGCATCTATCGCTTGTCATCATGTTGTTCACACTGATTACCCTGTTTAATATTTTACGTGGTTTCAGTAGCCAAGAAGCGAGAGAGTCCCAGCTTAGCTAG
- a CDS encoding PQQ-dependent sugar dehydrogenase has translation MNTHHRILSCALALIVSGPMASTPVFAWQAEKITDGLEIPWGLAYVDDGTMLLTEKAGVIKHVDLKTGEQSTLFRLPNVWAKGQGGLLDIALSPFELGRFYVTYSKDVDGDGVTTLASASYTNGGVSNWQDVFVSKSRTDTGRHFGSRITFDDSHLYFSIGDRGDRDNGQDTMTHAGSILRLNADGSTPSDNPFTDNNKVLNEIWSYGHRNPQGLFYDAPTQKLWSIEHGPRGGDEINLIKAGANYGWPVTSHGKEYWGPISVGESKTKDGIEAPKKVYVPSIAPGSLIVYQGDKYPELKGKLLAGALKLTHINIVTVNEQGEVIKEERILEDLGERIRDIETSPSGDIFFSTDNGNLYRLKK, from the coding sequence ATGAACACTCATCATCGTATTCTTTCCTGTGCTTTGGCACTCATCGTTTCAGGTCCAATGGCTTCAACTCCAGTATTTGCATGGCAGGCAGAGAAGATCACTGACGGTCTCGAGATTCCATGGGGTCTCGCTTATGTCGATGACGGTACTATGCTTCTCACAGAAAAAGCAGGCGTCATTAAACACGTTGATTTAAAGACTGGTGAACAAAGCACACTGTTCAGGCTTCCCAACGTTTGGGCGAAAGGCCAAGGTGGTCTGTTGGATATCGCGCTCTCCCCTTTTGAACTTGGGAGATTCTATGTCACTTACAGTAAAGACGTCGATGGTGACGGCGTAACAACACTCGCTTCTGCCAGCTACACAAACGGTGGAGTGTCTAATTGGCAAGATGTGTTTGTGTCTAAATCTAGAACAGATACAGGCCGTCACTTCGGTAGCCGTATCACCTTTGATGATAGCCATCTGTATTTTTCAATCGGTGATCGTGGTGACAGAGACAACGGCCAAGACACCATGACTCATGCTGGCTCAATATTGCGATTAAATGCCGATGGAAGCACGCCAAGCGATAACCCATTCACTGACAACAATAAGGTACTTAATGAGATTTGGAGCTATGGCCATCGTAATCCACAAGGGCTGTTCTATGATGCTCCGACTCAAAAACTTTGGTCGATTGAACACGGCCCGCGCGGTGGTGATGAAATCAACCTAATAAAAGCAGGCGCCAACTATGGATGGCCAGTCACATCACACGGAAAAGAGTATTGGGGGCCAATTAGCGTTGGCGAGTCTAAAACCAAAGATGGTATTGAAGCGCCTAAAAAAGTCTATGTTCCTTCAATAGCTCCGGGGAGCTTGATTGTTTACCAAGGCGATAAATACCCAGAGTTAAAAGGAAAGCTGCTGGCTGGCGCACTTAAGCTTACTCACATTAATATTGTGACAGTCAATGAACAAGGTGAGGTAATCAAGGAAGAGCGTATTTTAGAAGACTTAGGCGAAAGGATAAGAGACATCGAAACTTCACCAAGCGGCGACATCTTTTTCAGTACCGATAATGGCAACCTGTACCGCTTGAAAAAGTAG
- a CDS encoding cold-shock protein, producing MSNTVTGKVKWFNETKGFGFIEQENGPDVFAHFSAITGDGFKTLAEGQQVEFTVSQGQKGPQADSIKVL from the coding sequence ATGTCTAACACAGTTACTGGTAAAGTAAAATGGTTCAACGAAACTAAAGGCTTCGGCTTCATCGAGCAAGAAAACGGCCCAGACGTATTCGCACATTTCTCTGCAATCACAGGCGACGGTTTCAAAACTCTTGCTGAAGGCCAACAAGTTGAGTTCACTGTATCTCAAGGTCAAAAAGGCCCTCAAGCTGACAGCATCAAAGTACTTTAA
- a CDS encoding YaeQ family protein — MALKPTIYKFRISLTDMNRDYYDSFNLTVAQHPSETEQRMMARIIAFCINASPELEFTKGLSSIEEPDLWQKSLDDQILEWIDVGEPDPERVKKATRLSKSVSVFSFNTKSNVWWEQNKGKFGYLKAQIVRLDNDGIEQLAAMTQRTMDLSVMLSGNSAFVNSDTQSAEVTWEELQSND; from the coding sequence ATGGCTCTTAAACCGACAATCTACAAGTTTCGTATCTCTTTAACCGATATGAATCGCGACTATTACGACTCTTTTAATCTAACGGTTGCTCAACACCCTTCTGAAACAGAACAGCGCATGATGGCTCGTATCATTGCTTTCTGTATCAATGCATCTCCTGAACTTGAGTTCACTAAAGGGTTGTCTAGCATTGAAGAACCCGATTTATGGCAGAAGTCGTTAGATGACCAAATCTTAGAGTGGATTGATGTGGGTGAACCCGATCCAGAACGCGTTAAGAAAGCGACTCGCTTATCTAAGTCTGTGAGCGTGTTCAGCTTCAACACTAAATCGAATGTTTGGTGGGAACAAAACAAAGGTAAGTTCGGTTACCTGAAAGCTCAAATCGTTCGTCTAGACAACGATGGTATTGAGCAACTAGCAGCGATGACACAACGTACTATGGACCTTTCAGTAATGCTGTCGGGTAACTCTGCGTTCGTAAACAGCGACACTCAATCTGCAGAAGTAACGTGGGAAGAGCTACAGAGTAATGACTGA